One region of Streptomyces sp. NBC_00271 genomic DNA includes:
- a CDS encoding transposase yields the protein MVRRREFTDAQWGKIEPLMPGGGKPGGQRADHRRVINGVLFRARSGCPGLICRSGTVSGRPSARAVAAGRRTPPGRTSFRSCRSRRCRRPGRGAARQADRQEWAVDIDSASCRAHQHPAGAPRRPPADYPQKRGGA from the coding sequence ATGGTGCGGCGACGGGAGTTCACGGACGCGCAGTGGGGGAAGATCGAACCCCTCATGCCCGGCGGCGGCAAGCCGGGCGGGCAGCGGGCGGATCACCGAAGGGTGATCAACGGGGTGTTGTTCCGGGCCCGGAGCGGGTGCCCCGGCCTGATCTGCCGGAGCGGTACGGTCTCTGGGAGACCGTCTGCGAGGGCCGTCGCCGCTGGTCGGCGGACGCCGCCGGGAAGGACGTCCTTCAGGAGTTGCAGATCGAGGCGGTGCCGGCGACCCGGGCGGGGCGCTGCCCGCCAGGCGGACCGGCAGGAGTGGGCCGTGGACATCGACTCCGCCTCCTGCCGGGCGCATCAGCATCCGGCCGGAGCGCCCCGCAGGCCTCCGGCCGACTACCCGCAAAAAAGGGGCGGGGCGTGA
- a CDS encoding DUF6668 family protein: protein MSVPSMERSGPQAWVRGPTTRLLPGAQAAAAHMSRPAQRTQGHQPATGDHETLVIRPSTQMRRPQRSWTPPPPVGAGTGWVAAHGGAGASTLAAALGGADLGCRWPDITRGEPARVMVVARTNASGLRAASQMLGALRDGRHPPGMELVALVLVADAPGRLPLPLARRVRVLRSAAPVRRVPWVPAWRLDGKAKALPKEVFQLGALAGLRPAEMGGAR from the coding sequence ATGAGCGTCCCCTCGATGGAGCGTTCCGGTCCGCAGGCGTGGGTGCGCGGTCCGACCACCCGGCTCCTGCCCGGAGCACAGGCGGCAGCCGCACACATGTCACGGCCGGCTCAACGGACTCAGGGGCACCAACCGGCGACCGGGGATCACGAGACCCTGGTGATACGGCCCTCCACCCAGATGCGGAGGCCGCAGCGGTCCTGGACACCACCCCCGCCCGTCGGCGCAGGTACGGGCTGGGTCGCGGCTCACGGCGGCGCGGGCGCGAGCACCCTGGCGGCAGCTCTCGGGGGAGCCGACCTGGGCTGTCGCTGGCCCGACATCACACGAGGGGAGCCCGCCCGGGTGATGGTCGTGGCACGAACCAATGCCAGCGGTCTACGGGCGGCCTCTCAGATGCTCGGCGCTTTGCGTGATGGCAGGCACCCACCCGGTATGGAGTTGGTGGCTCTCGTGCTTGTCGCCGATGCGCCCGGTCGACTGCCGTTGCCGCTCGCTCGCCGCGTTCGGGTACTCCGCTCCGCCGCCCCTGTCAGGCGGGTGCCGTGGGTTCCTGCCTGGCGATTGGACGGTAAAGCGAAGGCCCTTCCCAAGGAGGTCTTCCAGCTGGGCGCGCTCGCCGGGCTCCGGCCGGCGGAGATGGGTGGTGCCCGGTGA
- a CDS encoding DUF456 domain-containing protein: MPDFQSDRRSSYSDDGDDDRRSDFVQEPAGPDEMDHDAPRSRFSWDSNHNDAQRTRNSSPDSEESRRNSQTDSQDELQQYRAEPPGRVRNGYLEPTAFGQEPLSRYGVQQEPLSRYGVQREPLSSGASQEKPQRSPKASGAGGLLKFLGRKRWVSVVAGALVGFAVGGPLGAVLGAGVGLLAGEVARQVLHSREKKQQAQSSADAVVSRMPERSQSWTPGATSQRWERSNAPTVNVGNRSSSVEQRETRDFDRGSMTVAASARLKGPAPRGVTPVAPTTSQRSYSPPQSPGRRASR; this comes from the coding sequence ATGCCAGATTTTCAGTCCGATCGACGCAGTAGTTATTCTGACGACGGAGACGATGACCGGCGTAGCGACTTCGTACAGGAGCCGGCGGGCCCTGATGAGATGGATCACGACGCACCGCGTAGTCGCTTCTCCTGGGATAGTAATCATAATGACGCGCAGAGGACACGTAATTCGTCTCCTGATTCGGAAGAGAGTCGGAGGAATTCTCAAACAGACTCTCAGGATGAGCTACAACAATACCGCGCCGAGCCTCCGGGCAGGGTTAGAAATGGATATCTCGAGCCGACGGCCTTCGGGCAGGAACCGTTGTCGCGCTACGGTGTCCAGCAGGAACCGCTGTCGCGCTACGGTGTCCAGCGGGAACCGCTGTCGTCCGGTGCCTCGCAGGAAAAGCCACAGCGTTCACCAAAAGCATCGGGCGCCGGTGGTCTCTTGAAGTTCCTGGGGAGGAAGCGCTGGGTGTCAGTAGTGGCCGGCGCCTTGGTAGGTTTTGCGGTGGGAGGGCCACTGGGGGCGGTGCTGGGTGCTGGAGTAGGACTACTGGCGGGGGAGGTAGCCCGTCAGGTTCTGCACTCCCGGGAAAAGAAGCAGCAGGCACAATCCAGTGCTGATGCGGTGGTGAGCCGGATGCCCGAGCGTTCGCAGAGCTGGACTCCTGGCGCAACTTCGCAGCGCTGGGAACGAAGTAATGCGCCAACCGTAAATGTGGGAAACCGGAGTTCAAGCGTAGAGCAACGTGAGACGCGGGACTTCGACAGAGGAAGCATGACGGTAGCGGCATCCGCGAGGCTGAAGGGCCCAGCCCCGCGCGGGGTAACTCCGGTCGCACCGACGACCAGCCAGCGGTCATATAGCCCGCCCCAGAGTCCTGGTCGGCGTGCATCTCGATGA
- a CDS encoding type IV secretory system conjugative DNA transfer family protein: MAVAAFNLVLCAVVWLGGTLGAAATGAGWNPPPFAMSTFVSLVTDGAGGLWTGASPYAVYAGAAALFIFLAVSLVLVSTRVPGAINRTNGLAGRRELAALGPAGITARARELRPSLKGIAEPEPDETGNLLGDLEPSGPELRSSFEDVELDLMAPRAGKSTGIAIPRVLRARGCVLLTSNKSDVYAVTRAQRAEIGTVWTFDPQGIAHAPRAMWWDMLAECHTIEGARRLAGHFVASVNDDASKKDFWISAAQNTLTALFLAAARGGSSVVDLLAWLADPSDRTPVDLLRDVGMTALAEQLQGTVRGAVETRDGIYETARQCVACLLDPEILAWVTRDPDLPQFRPEQHVLGRDTLYLLSKDGGGSAAGVIAGLADAAMRAGVVAAERLGGRLDPPMTAVLDEAANVCRISDLPDLYSHFGSRGINVVTLLQSYRQGARVWGDAGMDALWSAATIKLLGAGLDDADFVEKISKLVGQHDVSTVSYSRSRDGSSRSISYRQENVLPPDKIRALPKGTALLLATGVRPALIRLRPWYKEPNAGQISAAAKAETEAISRRAAQAWSRTNSPVTEEDIPWESVVQSP, from the coding sequence GTGGCTGTCGCCGCCTTCAATCTGGTGCTGTGTGCAGTGGTATGGCTCGGCGGTACGTTGGGCGCCGCGGCGACGGGCGCCGGCTGGAATCCGCCGCCCTTCGCCATGTCGACCTTCGTTTCCCTGGTCACGGACGGGGCCGGCGGGCTCTGGACCGGCGCCAGCCCCTACGCCGTATACGCGGGCGCGGCTGCGCTGTTCATCTTCTTGGCTGTCTCGCTCGTTCTGGTGAGCACCCGGGTGCCGGGCGCGATCAACCGGACCAACGGCTTGGCCGGACGGCGGGAGCTCGCGGCCCTGGGGCCGGCGGGAATCACAGCCCGAGCGCGCGAGTTGCGCCCCTCGCTCAAGGGCATCGCCGAGCCGGAACCGGACGAGACAGGCAACCTGCTCGGTGACCTGGAGCCCTCCGGGCCCGAACTGCGTTCCTCCTTCGAAGACGTCGAACTCGATCTGATGGCGCCGCGGGCCGGAAAATCGACAGGAATCGCCATCCCGAGAGTGTTGCGTGCACGCGGCTGCGTGCTCCTGACCTCCAACAAGTCCGATGTGTATGCCGTCACCCGGGCCCAGCGAGCCGAGATCGGCACCGTGTGGACTTTCGACCCGCAAGGAATAGCCCACGCGCCTCGCGCGATGTGGTGGGACATGCTCGCCGAGTGCCACACGATCGAGGGCGCTCGCAGATTGGCCGGGCACTTCGTCGCGTCTGTGAACGATGACGCTTCGAAGAAGGATTTCTGGATTTCAGCTGCACAAAACACTCTGACCGCGCTCTTTCTCGCCGCCGCTCGCGGTGGTTCCTCGGTGGTCGACCTGCTCGCATGGCTTGCTGATCCGTCCGACCGCACCCCGGTGGACCTGCTGCGGGACGTAGGAATGACCGCGCTGGCCGAACAGCTGCAGGGAACCGTACGCGGAGCGGTGGAGACTCGCGACGGCATCTATGAGACGGCCCGGCAGTGCGTTGCCTGCCTCCTGGACCCGGAGATCCTTGCGTGGGTGACCCGCGACCCCGATCTTCCGCAGTTCCGTCCCGAACAGCATGTGCTCGGCCGGGACACCCTGTACTTGCTTTCCAAAGACGGCGGTGGGTCTGCGGCCGGTGTGATCGCCGGCCTCGCGGATGCCGCGATGCGTGCCGGAGTGGTCGCGGCGGAGCGACTCGGAGGGCGGCTGGATCCCCCGATGACGGCTGTCCTCGACGAGGCGGCAAACGTTTGTCGCATCTCTGATCTGCCCGACCTGTACAGCCACTTCGGATCCCGCGGGATCAATGTGGTCACGCTGCTCCAGAGCTACCGTCAGGGAGCCCGCGTCTGGGGAGACGCCGGTATGGACGCCCTCTGGAGCGCCGCCACGATCAAGCTGCTCGGCGCAGGGCTCGACGACGCGGACTTTGTTGAGAAGATCTCAAAATTGGTCGGCCAGCACGACGTCAGTACGGTCAGTTATTCAAGAAGTAGAGATGGCTCCTCGCGCTCAATTTCTTATCGGCAGGAAAACGTGCTTCCGCCGGACAAAATACGGGCCCTGCCGAAGGGCACTGCCCTGCTCCTCGCCACGGGTGTGAGGCCGGCCCTGATCCGTCTTCGTCCTTGGTACAAGGAGCCGAACGCGGGTCAGATTTCAGCGGCTGCGAAGGCCGAGACGGAAGCGATCAGCAGGCGGGCAGCGCAGGCATGGTCCAGGACGAACTCACCGGTGACAGAGGAGGATATTCCATGGGAATCGGTCGTACAGAGCCCATAG
- a CDS encoding ATP/GTP-binding protein, which produces MDSPTMWRATTVQACGLWPFAAGSGAPMTGVPLGQHLFTGATVCGDPLSWFTRARYISNPSLFMLGMPGLGKSTLVNRMLIGLSATGVVPLVLGDLKPDYADTVRALGGQVISIGRGVGGINVLDPGAMGAAAVRIGGEAGQALAAEAHGRVLNMVAALVTIVRGRPMDDHELSVLSACLHHLRERTPGDRTLLLPDLLRVLNEGPDRVRAVTLDRGDDTRYRDAVDPLHRSLLGILDGPLGGTFASKTSTRIDPNAPAVCIDISRIGEADTQLTAAAMLAAWSDGLGTVAASHALADAGLAPRRWFFTVLDELWRPLRAASGIVDRIDALTRLNRSLGLGDAKITHTLKDAEALGTDSDRAKARGFVERAGMVVCAGLPRAEMEELGKVVGLSRREIELVSSWSSPPGWASAGVNEEPPGRGRFLIKVGGRPGIPIKVAITDTERMLHDTNTRWTPNEYVGEAEAEHGATPRIGWPDDRGPTERDRTADPAGASGRWAG; this is translated from the coding sequence ATGGACTCGCCGACGATGTGGCGTGCCACCACGGTGCAGGCATGCGGCCTGTGGCCCTTCGCCGCCGGGTCGGGGGCGCCCATGACCGGTGTGCCGCTCGGGCAGCATCTCTTCACGGGGGCGACCGTGTGCGGTGACCCCTTGTCCTGGTTCACCCGCGCCCGTTACATATCGAACCCGTCGCTCTTCATGCTGGGCATGCCGGGACTGGGCAAGTCCACCCTGGTCAATCGCATGCTCATCGGACTGTCCGCCACAGGAGTGGTGCCACTCGTACTCGGTGACCTCAAGCCCGACTACGCGGACACCGTCCGGGCCCTCGGCGGCCAGGTCATCTCGATCGGGCGCGGAGTCGGCGGCATCAACGTCCTGGACCCGGGAGCGATGGGGGCCGCGGCCGTGCGGATCGGCGGTGAGGCGGGACAGGCACTGGCAGCAGAGGCTCATGGGCGCGTGCTCAACATGGTCGCCGCGCTGGTCACCATCGTGCGGGGGCGGCCGATGGACGACCACGAACTGTCAGTGCTCTCCGCCTGTCTGCACCATCTGCGGGAGCGGACACCGGGCGATCGGACCCTTCTTCTGCCCGACCTTCTCAGAGTGCTCAACGAGGGTCCCGACCGAGTGCGCGCCGTGACCCTGGACCGCGGCGACGACACCCGGTACCGGGATGCGGTGGACCCGTTGCACCGTTCTCTGCTGGGCATCCTGGACGGACCACTCGGCGGCACCTTCGCCTCGAAGACCTCGACACGCATCGACCCCAACGCGCCGGCCGTCTGCATCGACATTTCACGGATCGGTGAGGCCGACACCCAGCTCACCGCTGCCGCGATGCTCGCCGCCTGGTCGGACGGACTGGGCACCGTCGCGGCCTCGCATGCCCTCGCTGACGCCGGACTTGCCCCACGGCGCTGGTTCTTCACCGTGCTCGACGAGCTCTGGCGTCCCCTGCGGGCTGCTTCCGGCATCGTCGATCGCATCGATGCACTCACCCGCCTCAATCGTTCCCTTGGCCTGGGAGACGCCAAGATCACGCACACCCTGAAGGACGCCGAGGCGCTCGGTACGGATTCGGATCGAGCCAAGGCGCGGGGCTTCGTCGAGAGAGCCGGGATGGTGGTGTGCGCGGGTCTTCCGCGGGCTGAGATGGAGGAACTCGGCAAGGTGGTGGGGCTGTCCCGCCGAGAGATCGAGCTCGTCTCCTCCTGGTCGTCACCCCCCGGCTGGGCGAGTGCGGGTGTCAACGAGGAACCCCCGGGACGCGGGCGATTCCTCATCAAGGTCGGTGGACGCCCCGGTATCCCGATCAAGGTCGCCATCACCGACACCGAACGGATGCTGCACGACACCAACACTCGGTGGACGCCCAACGAGTACGTCGGCGAGGCGGAGGCCGAACACGGCGCAACACCACGGATCGGCTGGCCGGACGATCGCGGTCCCACGGAACGCGACCGGACCGCCGACCCGGCCGGTGCCTCGGGGCGGTGGGCCGGGTGA
- a CDS encoding helix-turn-helix domain-containing protein, producing MLAELGFARTTVRDTGERAGVDQGLIARCFRAKTQLFTAVLRDGKGDNVPLDLLGHRAGAGPVRAHRATRSRPRLPGRSPAPLRSGDRERHTRGTPGPYGRSLKEIFAGRGLDRAQLRAEVATAAFVEAVPVAASARSRTAHALWEPAFDQGLAPRRRSGPVRPAMHYRPLGQPPLEHFEQCLVQPGPGGRPIRLRGCGVPPSSHARCGRRSIAR from the coding sequence TTGCTCGCCGAGCTCGGGTTCGCGCGCACTACCGTGCGGGACACCGGCGAACGCGCGGGCGTGGACCAAGGCTTGATCGCCCGTTGCTTCAGGGCCAAGACTCAGCTCTTCACCGCCGTGCTCCGCGACGGGAAGGGCGACAACGTGCCGTTGGACCTGCTCGGACACCGAGCGGGTGCGGGACCTGTTCGAGCGCATCGAGCAACGCGGTCCCGGCCCCGTCTTCCAGGCCGCAGTCCAGCGCCCTTGCGATCCGGCGATCGAGAGCGCCACACGAGAGGAACCCCAGGTCCGTATGGCCGCTCCTTGAAAGAGATCTTCGCGGGGCGGGGACTGGACCGGGCCCAGTTGCGGGCCGAGGTGGCGACGGCCGCGTTCGTCGAAGCCGTGCCGGTTGCGGCATCTGCGCGATCGCGGACGGCTCATGCTCTCTGGGAACCGGCGTTTGATCAGGGTCTTGCTCCGCGCCGGCGTTCAGGTCCGGTTCGGCCGGCCATGCATTACCGGCCTCTTGGCCAGCCGCCGCTCGAGCACTTCGAGCAGTGCCTCGTTCAGCCTGGCCCTGGAGGCCGGCCCATTCGACTGCGGGGCTGTGGCGTTCCGCCGTCCTCCCATGCCCGGTGCGGGCGTCGTTCGATCGCACGCTGA
- a CDS encoding SCO6880 family protein, with product MSAEAVSHPTYGNWRRPRRPGLGPLGLIGTIGVFGGLIVVLLASLVSLLVAAVLLVPLVMVLTPLAVRTQDGRNVYQLMTLRFAWMRRKAKGAHLYVSGPLSQRPGGRFRPPGLLNRVTVSEGRDAYDRPFGVLVHPNRNLYTVVLGCEPDGGSLVDPDQVDVWVAMWGEWLARLSHEPGLRGASVVIETAPDPGTRLANEVLSRISPSAPAAARAVMEEVVQSYPSASSEMHTYITLTYGVPPNQKRDHQDVITDLAIRIPGLLSGLVGAGGGSAYPLSKERIAEVVRVAYDPAVAADVLTVRAEHGGTGLEWEDAGPAACVETVGAYHHDSGVSRSWMLTLAPRGTVRSSVLRGLLEAANGTRRKRVALLYRPIDPATSARIVEADRRSAQFMASSGRGMVQARAASEVRAVEQTAAEEASGAGLVEFSLMLTVTVDSAAELDDASVTVRNLLAASRISMRPADRMQAAAFSCTLPVGILPWEQTLIPHELQEAL from the coding sequence ATGTCCGCTGAAGCCGTTTCGCACCCCACGTACGGCAATTGGCGCCGTCCCCGCAGGCCAGGCCTCGGGCCGCTCGGCCTGATCGGCACCATCGGGGTGTTCGGAGGACTGATCGTCGTACTCCTCGCGTCTTTGGTGTCGCTGCTGGTCGCAGCCGTGCTGCTCGTCCCGCTCGTCATGGTCCTCACTCCGCTGGCCGTGCGCACCCAGGACGGAAGGAACGTCTACCAGTTGATGACCTTGCGCTTCGCCTGGATGCGGCGCAAGGCCAAAGGCGCGCACCTCTACGTGTCCGGTCCTCTGTCACAGCGTCCTGGTGGACGCTTCCGGCCCCCGGGCCTGCTCAACCGAGTCACCGTCAGCGAGGGGCGGGACGCCTATGACCGCCCTTTCGGCGTGCTGGTTCACCCGAACCGCAACTTGTACACCGTTGTCCTCGGCTGCGAACCGGACGGCGGCTCCCTGGTCGACCCTGACCAGGTGGACGTATGGGTGGCCATGTGGGGTGAGTGGCTTGCCCGGCTGTCCCACGAACCGGGGCTCCGTGGGGCATCCGTCGTCATCGAGACCGCCCCCGACCCAGGGACGAGGCTGGCCAACGAGGTACTGTCGCGCATTTCTCCGTCTGCTCCCGCAGCAGCGCGCGCGGTCATGGAGGAGGTTGTCCAGAGTTACCCTTCAGCCTCCTCCGAAATGCACACGTACATCACCCTCACCTATGGCGTGCCACCGAACCAGAAGCGTGATCATCAGGACGTGATCACTGACCTGGCGATTCGTATCCCCGGGCTCCTGAGCGGGCTCGTCGGAGCCGGCGGGGGCTCGGCGTACCCCCTGTCGAAAGAACGGATCGCCGAAGTCGTACGCGTGGCCTACGACCCGGCCGTCGCGGCCGACGTGCTCACTGTGCGGGCCGAGCACGGCGGTACGGGCCTTGAGTGGGAAGATGCGGGACCCGCCGCCTGCGTCGAGACGGTCGGGGCCTACCACCACGATTCCGGGGTCTCGCGCAGCTGGATGCTTACCCTCGCGCCACGGGGAACAGTCCGCTCGAGCGTGCTGCGCGGGCTGCTCGAGGCCGCCAACGGAACGCGCCGTAAGAGGGTCGCTCTTCTCTATCGGCCGATCGACCCGGCTACCTCGGCGCGCATCGTGGAGGCGGACCGCCGAAGCGCGCAGTTCATGGCCAGCTCCGGGCGTGGAATGGTGCAGGCCCGAGCTGCCTCGGAGGTGCGGGCGGTCGAGCAGACTGCAGCAGAGGAGGCCTCAGGCGCCGGACTTGTGGAGTTCTCGCTCATGCTGACCGTCACTGTGGATTCCGCGGCTGAACTCGACGACGCGAGTGTGACCGTGCGCAATCTCCTGGCGGCCTCGCGCATCTCCATGCGCCCTGCCGACCGTATGCAGGCCGCAGCCTTCAGCTGCACCCTGCCCGTCGGGATTCTTCCCTGGGAGCAGACGCTCATTCCGCACGAACTGCAGGAGGCGCTGTGA